The following proteins are co-located in the Vigna angularis cultivar LongXiaoDou No.4 chromosome 2, ASM1680809v1, whole genome shotgun sequence genome:
- the LOC108329202 gene encoding glutamate dehydrogenase 1, giving the protein MNALAATNRNFKLASRLLGLDSKLEKSLLIPFREIKVECTIPKDDGTLQSYVGFRVQHDNARGPMKGGIRYHPEVDPDEVNALAQLMTWKTAVANIPYGGAKGGIGCDPAELSISELERLTRVFTQKIHDLIGTHTDVPAPDMGTGPQTMAWILDEYSKFHGYSPAVVTGKPIDLGGSLGREAATGRGVLFATEALLNEHGKGVSGQRFVIQGFGNVGSWAAQLISEKGGKVVAVSDISGAIKNSKGLDIPSLLEHSKIHKGVKGFHGADPISPNSILVEDCDVLVPAALGGVINRENANQIKAKFIVEAANHPTDPEADEILKKKGVVILPDIYANSGGVTVSYFEWVQNIQGFMWNEEKVNNELGNYMTKGFKDVKEMCKTHDCDLRMGAFTLAVNRVARATVLRGWEA; this is encoded by the exons ATGAATGCACTAGCAGCCACCAACAGGAACTTTAAGCTGGCCTCTAGGCTTCTGGGATTGGATTCAAAGCTTGAGAAAAGTTTACTGATTCCATTCAGGGAAATCAAG GTTGAATGTACCATACCTAAAGATGATGGCACATTGCAATCTTATGTCGGGTTCAGGGTTCAACATGATAATGCCAGAGGCCCCATGAAAGGAGGAATCAGATACCATCCTGAG GTTGACCCTGATGAAGTGAATGCTTTAGCACAACTAATGACATGGAAAACAGCTGTGGCAAATATACCATATGGTGGTGCCAAAGGAGGGATAGGGTGTGATCCAGCAGAATTAAGTATATCTGAGTTAGAAAGACTAACCAGAGTTTTTACCCAGAAAATTCACGATCTGATTGGGACTCACACAGATGTGCCAGCACCTGACATGGGAACAGGACCACAG ACTATGGCATGGATACTAGATGAGTACTCCAAATTTCATGGTTATTCTCCTGCAGTAGTGACTGGAAAACCTATA GATCTTGGTGGATCTCTAGGTAGAGAAGCGGCTACAGGACGAGGTGTTCTCTTTGCAACAGAGGCTTTGCTTAATGAGCATGGAAAGGGTGTATCAGGACAACGGTTTGTCATACAG GGTTTTGGAAATGTAGGGTCATGGGCTGCACAATTAATCAGTGAGAAAGGTGGGAAAGTTGTTGCTGTGAGTGACATATCTGGAGCCATAAAGAACAGCAAAGGTCTTGACATCCCAAGCCTACTCGAGCATTCCAAAATACACAAGGGTGTAAAAGGATTCCATGGTGCTGATCCAATTTCCCCGAACTCAATATTGGTTGAAGATTGTGATGTTCTAGTTCCAGCAGCTCTCGGAGGTGTCATCAATAG GGAAAATGCAAATCAGATCAAGGCCAAATTCATTGTGGAAGCAGCTAATCACCCTACTGACCCAGAGGCTGATGAG ATTCTTAAGAAAAAAGGTGTTGTCATCCTCCCAGACATATATGCAAATTCAGGAGGTGTTACAGTTAGCTACTTTGAGTGGGTTCAG AACATCCAAGGATTCATGTGGAATGAGGAAAAAGTGAACAATGAGCTAGGGAACTACATGACCAAAGGTTTCAAAGACGTGAAGGAAATGTGCAAAACCCATGATTGTGATCTTCGTATGGGAGCCTTCACCCTGGCAGTTAATCGTGTGGCACGTGCCACTGTCCTTAGGGGTTGGGAAGCTTGA
- the LOC108328468 gene encoding uncharacterized protein LOC108328468, with translation MMMNENGSKRCGRRWSSRFREGEEPPRKKHDLCEMMGTLNRFCIAFASRQRCSCARRTLISPTLRWFTDNTEPTKAFPSQFNRRATWMCGGLGSMIIIRGF, from the exons ATGATGATGAATGAAAATGGTTCGAAGAGGT GTGGAAGACGTTGGAGTTCACGATTTAGGGAAGGTGAAG AACCGCCAAGGAAAAAACATGATTTGTGCGAGATGATGGGGACACTGAATCGCTTTTGCATCGCTTTTGCATCGCGGCAGAGGTGCAGTTGCGCGAGAAG GACTCTGATTTCCCCTACTTTAAGGTGGTTCACGGACAATACAGAACCTACGAAAGCGTTTCCATCTCAATTTAACCGAAGAG CAACATGGATGTGTGGCGGACTAGGCAGTATGATTATAATCAGAGGGTTTTGA
- the LOC108328407 gene encoding putative H/ACA ribonucleoprotein complex subunit 1-like protein 1, whose protein sequence is MRPPRGGGRGGGFRGGRDGGGFRGRGGFGRGGGGRGGGGFRDEGPPSEVVEVATFMHACEGDAVTKLTNEKVPFFNAPIYLKNMTQIGKVDEIFGPINEAYFSIKMMEGIVATSYSAGDKFYIDPRKLLPLARFLPQPKGQAQAGRGGGGRGGGRGGRGGGGGFRGGGGFRGRGGPRGGRGGPPRGGGFRGRGRS, encoded by the exons ATGAGACCCCCCAGAGGCGGTGGGCGCGGTGGCGGTTTCAGGGGTGGCCGCGACGGTGGCGGTTTCAGGGGTAGAGGTGGATTTGGTCGTGGTGGTGGAGGACGCGGCGGTGGCGGTTTTCGCGACGAAGGACCACCCTCCGAAGTTGTAG AAGTTGCAACGTTTATGCATGCATGTGAGGGAGATGCAGTGACAAAGCTTACGAACGAGAAAGTTCCCTTTTTCAATGCTCCTATATATCTGAAAAACATGACTCAGATCGGGAAAGTTGATGAAATATTTGGCCCCATCAACGAAGCT TACTTCTCGATTAAAATGATGGAAGGGATTGTTGCTACCTCTTATTCAGCTGGGGACAAGTTTTACATTGATCCAAGGAAACTGTTGCCTCTTGCAAGATTTCTTCCACAACCTAA GGGACAAGCACAAGCTGGTAGAGGTGGAGGAGGTCGTGGTGGTGGCAGAGGTGGCCGTGGAGGTGGTGGAGGTTTTCGTGGAGGTGGTGGTTTTCGTGGGAGAGGTGGCCCAAGGGGGGGGAGAGGTGGTCCTCCTAGGGGTGGGGGTTTCAGGGGAAGGGGAAGATCATAG